Below is a window of Sulfurisphaera ohwakuensis DNA.
GTGAATGGTTCAGCGCCTAATGTACCAGTTACAACTCTTTACTTTACTAATTTGAATATAATGTACCAAGGTGAAATGAAATTATGGAAAACAATAACTGGCGCACCTCAAGTTATTACCCTTTCTCCTCCTGCAGGATATACTTCCGTAGTCCTATTCTTTGTTCAAATTCAAAATAAGTTTGTGGAGGTGGGTTATGAATGGTTATAAAGAAAAAAGGTTTATCTGAAGTAGTAGGATTTTTTATCCTGTTAATAATATTATTAGCTGTATTAATTCCCCTAGGAATTTACATGTTTTCACAACCAACAATACAAACCCAATCTGCTGAAAGTGCAAACTCTTATAAGAATCTAGCTACAGAACAATTTAGAGATTTCCAACCCGTTGTTTTTAATGCTGGTGGATTTGCTGTAGCACCAGTATACTTTATATATCAAGATGGCAATGTATATTTCGTATTTGTAAATAAACAAAATCCGCCAGTAACTTTAGTAATAAAAGCTCTAGAGGTATTTAATGGAAAAACATGGGTTACACAACCAGTAAATGTTGTAGTTTCTACTTCATATGCAACTACTACATTTGCCGGTTTTCCAGCAATACAAATTACACTTAAAGAATCTCCATATAATAATCAAGCTAGTTATGTTGCGGCAGTAACACAGTATGGTAACATAATATATGCATCGCCACCTTATGTATTGCCAATAGCAAAGTTAATTAAACCGTTGGGAATAGCTTCAATAAATCCTTACAACTTCTCAATTATTGAAGAACCAGGTTTCCAGCAAGTAGAAGAGACTAGTGACTGTGTGCCATTAGTGAATTTCATTCATAGTATCAATGGACCTTATTCTAATACTATGACATTCTTGGGAGATTATCTAACTGGAAATAAGAGCTTGCCATTCTCTTATGAAGGTTATTGGTTTGGTCCTATAGCTTACCCGTCTCAAAGTTCACAAAGCCCACCCTCTTTTAAAGGAATTATGAAGGGAATATTTGTAGGAGCAAACTTTACGTTCGCTGGAGCTAATGACGGCTACTTTACTGGAAGCTTAGGGAGTAGTCAAGGTTACCCAATCTATTTTACAAATGGCAAAGCAGAGTCTGCAACATTTAATAACAGCTTTATCTTAGGTAGCATTTCTGGTGTATTTAGTGGATCTATCATAATTCCCGGAGGTGCCATTAATAATTATTTCCTTGCTACTTCTAATCAGTTAAGCGTAACTCTAAAAGGTGAAGAAGGAACATATTATATAGCTAATGTTACTGGATCAATAACATTTAATGGAAAGTTTAACGGATATGTGAATGGAATGCACGAGTATGTTGACGGAAATAATAAGGTAATTAATGGCATGATTAATAATGGTACTTTAACTGGAGAAATAATATCAGCTACATTTACTCCGGGTTATGTAACTGTGCAACAATTTGGAATTGCACAACAGCAATATGTAAATGGCTACATAAATGTTAGTAATACTCAAATAAGTATAACTGCAAATGGCATTAGTAATCTATTAGGCCAATTAGTAGCTGCTCCAATTATAAGTGGAACATTTACGAATGCGGTATTTAGTAATGCTATGGCTAATTCGCCAACACAAAGTGCATTTCTGTTATTTCCATCACCATTTAATGTTACACTTAATGATTATGTAGGAAACTTAACACTAAGTAATAATCATGCTGTAGGAGAATTTAATGGTGAAATAGTATTCCCACAAAATCAATATGCGCTATCAGTTGTAGCAGTATCTGATTTTGATGGATACATTAATGGTGTATTTAGTGGAGGCTATGATTATTTGTTGGGTGGATTTTTATCTCCGGTAACACTATCTGTAATTGAATCCAATGCTTCTGTTTTACCAGCTTATTCATTTCCATTGTTTTCTAAATATGAGTATAACGTGCTATCTCCGTTAGTAATTAAAGTTCAAGTAGCAATAGGTAATCCAAGCAACGTGACACTAGAATTTACAAAAGTTCAAGTAGCAATGAAAGCTGAAGGGATATTGCAGCTTATTGGTCAAAGTGCTACACCAGCACAGCCATTTTCAGCAACACTTTATGGTTCTGTAGAAGATGAGCTAAACAAACCAATAATAGTTACACCATTAAACGTGTCTAACTTTACTTTATACTTAACAGTACCAATAAATAGCGTATTTTCATCATCGCAAATATTTCCACCATCTTCAAATCAACAGTATGAAGCAATAGAAAGCTTTACAGTGGATTATATTGAACTCTATCTAACATTTGTTGAACCTAACGGGTACGGAATAACAGTAAGTACTGTAATACCACCATATTACATACCAGTATCTGGTGAAGTTAACAGTTAGTTTTTAACTAGGTGTTTTTCTAATAATGAAATACTATCTAGCAAAATAACACAAAAATTAGTGTATATTTTAACTTCTTTTTTTTAATTTGTAGTTAAGTATAAATTTTATATCTTAATAGCTTACTATATCTGAGGATATATGAGCCATATATTTCATTGAGCCCAACATACTTTGGTTTCATAATCCATATTTTCTTCTTTTATTCTGAAATCTTTAAGTTTGTCTTCTTCATAATGTGATTGATTTAATTGAGGAAAGTTTATTGAAGAACAGAAAACTTAATTAGATTATTTTTGATATTTTCTATGAATATAGAAATTTATTAAATTTATTGTAAAATGTTACTATAATGTTTTCCCTAGTTTTTGACCATTATGAAAATATTAAAAGATGAGCTAATAGTGTAACCTTACTTCTTCTCTGGTATGATGGTTAAAATAGGTAGATTCTGCTATAAAAATTATGTTAAATATCTATATCATCCTATTAGATTAATCGGAAATACGTTAAAAGAAATAAAAATCAGATATACTACTATATAATCATGCAAAAAAGTAATGTTTCAAAGAGTAAAAGGAAAGTGCTTTCTTTCTCCGACTTATTCTTCTTATCTTTTGGTGGTCAAGCCCCATTTATTTCATTATTAACTTTTGGTACTGTTATGATTGCTATGGTTGGTACTGAAGGGGCTTTTGCCATGCTAATAGCTACTTTCGTAGTCTTCTTTAATGGCTTGGTAATTTATTATCTTTCTCAGAAGTTTAAGCGAGGGGGCGGTTACTATATTTACGCCTTATATGCGTTAACATCACGTTTAGGATTTAATACAGGTTGGAATTATTTGTTATATTCTCTTTCTTATGGTGGAACTTTATTAGCTGGTGGTGCATATGTTTTGTACATTATATTATCACCATTCTTACCGTATTTACCTCAGTGGTTTTATGCTCTTATTGCAAGTTCTTTAGCTTCTGGTTTAGTAATTGCTGGTGTTAGATCTTCAGCTAAATATGCTATGATAATGTCTCTAATTGAAATGATAGCTTTGATTTTATTATCTATTCTTTTTCTTTATGATTCAAAGTGGAATTTTTATAACCCCATTCCCACGAAATTGTCACCATTACTATTAGAGGCTGTTGTTTTCGGTTTAGGTATTCCTACCGGTTATGGTTCTGTTGCGCCTCTCGGTGAAGAGGCTGAGCCAAAGGATATTGGAAAGGCTGCAATTGCTGTACTCTTTTTCGGTGGTCTATTAGCAACTTTCTTCTTTTATTCATTAGGTGCGTTAGGTTTCAGTGGCAATTTGGTTGAATATTTACTTTCTCGTTTTGGTCTGATCGGACTTCCGTTTCTAAGTTTTGTTGCTCTCAATGATGCTACTTTGGGTGGAGTGTCATATATTTTAGCTAACTCAAGAACTTTAGAAGCTATGGCTAAAGATGCATTTTTCCCGACTTTTTTAGCTAAATTAAGGGAAGGTGAACCTATTTTTGCGGAAGCATTTTCTTCGGCAATTTTTATCGGTATCCTAGTCTCTTTAGCTTATTTTATTGGATTATATGGAGAATTTATAATTTTAGGAGCTTTAGCGGGTTTAAATAACTTGTTTGTTCATTTATCTGCTAATATATCTCTTATAAGAATATCGTCTAAAAGAAGTAAAAGAAATATAGATAAAATAATTGTTGGTATTATTGCTACTCTTATTAGTCTCTTTGTATTTTTCTATTCACTACCAACTTTCGAGAAATACATTGTTTATGTATTTTTTGGTTGGATTATCTTAGGCTTCTTATATGCAGAGGGTTTAGAGATTTTTAAGGCTAGCTCTAATGAATAAATACTAATACATAGATAATTAAAGATATGAAAGCTACTAATGGACTTAAATGGGGCTTAGTTTTTGGACTCTTAATAGGGTTAATTGCATCTGGCATAATTTATGGTATAGCTTATTACCCTCATATGCCAGAATTGCAAAGCGAGTATTATAATCAAGTTCTAAATGAGACAAAAAATGTCACTGAAGCTAATTTAGCTGCAAAAGAATTGCCTACGATTTTACCTGCTACGATACTTATGATATCTGGATTAGCATATACTATTGGTGGTGCCTTAGCTGGGTTAGTTATAGCGTATTTATGGGAAAGATATCCTTCATGGATAATTAAAGGGCTTATTGGTGGTGTTATAGTACTTTTGCTTAGCTTTTTATTTGGTATTTTCTCATTATTAGAGACACTACCTATAAGTTTAATAATTGGACTATTAATTTCATTCAGATTAAATGAAATGAATAAAAAAGTTTAAAAAGTATAAGCAAAATTATACTTCGTGTTAAGTAAGAGACAATTGGCCTTACTATCTTTAGGAACATCACTAAGTTTTTGGGATATATTTAATGTTCCATATATAGAGAACTTCGCATCAAAAAATCTAGGTGAAGTATCTTCAGTACTAATATTATCAGCAGAGATGATAGGATATTTTATAGGCGGTGTGCTTAATGGATTTTTTGCAACTAAGTTTGGAAGGAAACCTGGGTTATTATTATCAATGTTTTTAATAGCACTCGGTTCTCTCATCGGTTTCTTCTCGTTCTCACCAATCCAATTGGTAATTGCTGAACTGATTATTGGCATAGGTATCGAAGGAGAGGTAGCCATAGTTCCTTCTTACGTCTCAGAAATGGTTTCTAAAGATTTTAGAGGAAGAGCTGTAGGATTAACTTCAATGTTCGGATTCCTAATGAGTCTTGTAGTAGGTCCTATGGCTGTTTTTCTCGGAGAAAAATATTGGAGATTATTATTCCTTCCTAGCATTGTTATAGCTTTCCTGGCCTTAATCTTTAGATTTAAACTCCCAGAATCAAAAATGTGGATTGAGAGGAAGTATGAAAAACTAAAATGGGATAAAATGGTTATAATCTTCGTTCTAATTTGGTTTACTAGCTATTTCACTGGATATTCATTATTTTCTACGCCTATTTTTTACACAATAACTTCAAAGGGATTTGAGAATTCTAACCTATACTTCACATACATACTTTACGGTGATCCAATAGGGGTAGTTTTTGCATCGATTTTAAATGATTATTTTGAAAGGAAATATTTCTCAGCATTAGCTAATCTACTTTCCGGTGGGCTAGTTATAGTATGGCCTTTCTTTACTGGCTTACCGTTTCTAATTATTGGGTTTTTGATTATGTTCTTTCAAGGTTTTAAGTTTCCAGTAATGTATGCTTATACTTCAGAAAATTTTGCAACTAAGATTAGAACAATAGGATATGGTATTGCTGACGGTATAGGTCATTTAGGGGGAGCTGTGGGACCAATAGTTATGGCCTTACTCTATCTAGAAAACGTAAGTGTTTCATATACTATTGTTGGAATTATGTCAGTTATTTCAGCATTATTTATATTGTACTTTGGTGTAATAACAAAAGGGAAGTCATTAGAGGAAATCAAAGGATGATGAGGCTGCCCATGAAAGATTGATGATTTTTATCATTGAGAGCCCCGAACTGAATCTAACCAGAAGGAAATAATTTTTTCACTTATTTTTCTAAATTCTTCCTCTTTTTCTCTCACTTGGTCTACTAAACTTGGATCACCATTATACTCTTTTACCCACTCACTAACCATTTTACTGTTAACTTCAACATGGAATTGAAGACCAATTGCTGTCTTGTATTTAAATGCTTGAAAATATCTTTCATTATAAGCTAAAAGTTTAGCATTATTAGGCAATGTAAAAGTATCACCATGCCACTGAAAAACTTCTATCTTATCACCCATCAAATTTCGAAATTCATCTAAAAGATAAACAGTATAAATTCCAATTTCTTGACCAAATACCCCTCTTGTCACAGTTCCTCCGAGGGATGAGGAAAGCAATTGTGAACCTAAACATACTCCGAGTACTGGTTTTTTCGTACTTATAGCTTTTCTTATTAGTTCACTCTCAACTTTTAAGAACGGATATTTATCACTTTCATAAACTCCCATCGGACCACCCATTACTATAAGAGC
It encodes the following:
- a CDS encoding type 1 glutamine amidotransferase, yielding MFLGIINHPIERLGNIKDILEEKGYKIRETLATEIRGNEEFDALIVMGGPMGVYESDKYPFLKVESELIRKAISTKKPVLGVCLGSQLLSSSLGGTVTRGVFGQEIGIYTVYLLDEFRNLMGDKIEVFQWHGDTFTLPNNAKLLAYNERYFQAFKYKTAIGLQFHVEVNSKMVSEWVKEYNGDPSLVDQVREKEEEFRKISEKIISFWLDSVRGSQ
- a CDS encoding MFS transporter, with amino-acid sequence MLSKRQLALLSLGTSLSFWDIFNVPYIENFASKNLGEVSSVLILSAEMIGYFIGGVLNGFFATKFGRKPGLLLSMFLIALGSLIGFFSFSPIQLVIAELIIGIGIEGEVAIVPSYVSEMVSKDFRGRAVGLTSMFGFLMSLVVGPMAVFLGEKYWRLLFLPSIVIAFLALIFRFKLPESKMWIERKYEKLKWDKMVIIFVLIWFTSYFTGYSLFSTPIFYTITSKGFENSNLYFTYILYGDPIGVVFASILNDYFERKYFSALANLLSGGLVIVWPFFTGLPFLIIGFLIMFFQGFKFPVMYAYTSENFATKIRTIGYGIADGIGHLGGAVGPIVMALLYLENVSVSYTIVGIMSVISALFILYFGVITKGKSLEEIKG
- a CDS encoding APC family permease; amino-acid sequence: MQKSNVSKSKRKVLSFSDLFFLSFGGQAPFISLLTFGTVMIAMVGTEGAFAMLIATFVVFFNGLVIYYLSQKFKRGGGYYIYALYALTSRLGFNTGWNYLLYSLSYGGTLLAGGAYVLYIILSPFLPYLPQWFYALIASSLASGLVIAGVRSSAKYAMIMSLIEMIALILLSILFLYDSKWNFYNPIPTKLSPLLLEAVVFGLGIPTGYGSVAPLGEEAEPKDIGKAAIAVLFFGGLLATFFFYSLGALGFSGNLVEYLLSRFGLIGLPFLSFVALNDATLGGVSYILANSRTLEAMAKDAFFPTFLAKLREGEPIFAEAFSSAIFIGILVSLAYFIGLYGEFIILGALAGLNNLFVHLSANISLIRISSKRSKRNIDKIIVGIIATLISLFVFFYSLPTFEKYIVYVFFGWIILGFLYAEGLEIFKASSNE